Proteins found in one Roseovarius pelagicus genomic segment:
- the rpoH gene encoding RNA polymerase sigma factor RpoH, giving the protein MGNYANLPAPTPEGGLNRYMQEIRKFPLLEPEEEYMLAKRWVEQEDTEAAHRMVTSHLRLAAKIAMGYRGYGLPQAEVISEANVGLMQAVKRFDPEKGFRLATYAMWWIRASIQEYILRSWSLVKLGTTSAQKKLFFNLRKAKSKIGALEDGDMHPDNVKKIATQLGVTETEVISMNRRMSGGDASLNATVGSEGEGTMQWQDWLEDEDADQASDYEARDELHARRELLAEAMDVLNDREKDVLTQRRLSDKTVTLEDLSGQYDVSRERIRQIEVRAFEKLQKRMRGLAQEKGMLASA; this is encoded by the coding sequence ATGGGCAATTATGCAAATCTGCCGGCACCGACGCCGGAAGGCGGTCTGAACCGCTATATGCAGGAAATCCGCAAGTTTCCGCTCCTGGAGCCGGAAGAGGAATACATGCTCGCCAAACGCTGGGTAGAGCAGGAAGACACCGAAGCGGCGCACCGAATGGTGACGTCACACTTGCGGCTCGCCGCCAAGATCGCGATGGGATATCGCGGTTACGGACTGCCGCAAGCCGAAGTGATCTCAGAGGCCAATGTGGGTCTGATGCAGGCCGTGAAACGGTTTGACCCCGAAAAGGGGTTCCGGTTGGCGACCTATGCGATGTGGTGGATCAGGGCGAGCATTCAGGAATATATCCTGCGGTCGTGGAGCTTGGTCAAGTTGGGCACAACATCGGCGCAAAAGAAGCTTTTCTTTAACCTGCGCAAGGCCAAGTCCAAGATCGGTGCGCTGGAAGATGGTGACATGCATCCCGACAACGTCAAGAAGATCGCGACACAGTTGGGCGTAACCGAGACTGAAGTGATCTCGATGAACCGGCGTATGTCGGGAGGTGATGCGTCGCTGAATGCCACCGTCGGTTCCGAAGGCGAAGGCACGATGCAATGGCAGGACTGGCTGGAGGACGAAGATGCCGACCAAGCCAGCGACTATGAGGCGCGGGACGAGTTGCATGCGCGTCGCGAACTGTTGGCAGAGGCGATGGATGTTTTGAACGACCGGGAAAAGGACGTGCTGACCCAGCGCCGGTTGAGTGACAAGACTGTTACGCTAGAGGATCTGAGCGGCCAATATGACGTGAGCCGAGAGCGCATTCGCCAGATCGAGGTGCGCGCGTTCGAGAAGCTACAAAAGCGGATGCGCGGGCTTGCTCAGGAAAAAGGCATGCTTGCCAGCGCGTGA
- a CDS encoding RluA family pseudouridine synthase has translation MGSTTLNVEIGPNPPPRLDKALARDVPEAAALSRTRLARLIAEGRIVVNDAVVTDAKARVAEGDTVEITVPVAEDSHIAPEDIALDIVHEDDDLIVVDKPAGMVVHPAPGTPSGTLVNALLHHFGGNLSGVGGAKRPGIVHRIDKETSGLLVVAKSDRAHHGLAAQFEAHDVERKYLAVCNGVPDASDPRLRGLRGISFEPGNIMRIETRLARHKTDRQKQAVCQTGGRHAVTRARIVQRFGAPEVAALVECWLETGRTHQIRVHMAYAGHGLIGDPTYGGRRKLSAKALPEVALAAAGNFDRQALHAAHLGFEHPVSAEMMRFDAPLPQDMDRLIAALAS, from the coding sequence ATGGGGTCCACCACGCTGAACGTTGAAATCGGGCCGAACCCGCCGCCGCGCCTTGATAAGGCACTGGCACGCGATGTGCCAGAGGCCGCGGCGCTGTCGCGCACGCGACTGGCGCGGCTGATCGCCGAAGGACGCATTGTAGTGAACGATGCGGTGGTCACTGACGCCAAGGCGCGCGTGGCGGAGGGCGACACAGTCGAGATCACAGTGCCCGTGGCTGAGGACAGCCATATCGCGCCTGAAGACATCGCACTGGATATTGTCCATGAGGATGATGACCTGATCGTGGTGGACAAGCCTGCGGGCATGGTCGTGCATCCGGCACCCGGCACACCGTCGGGGACACTGGTAAATGCCCTGCTGCACCATTTTGGTGGCAACCTGTCGGGGGTCGGCGGCGCGAAACGTCCCGGTATTGTGCATCGCATCGACAAGGAGACCAGCGGCCTGTTGGTGGTGGCAAAATCTGACCGTGCGCATCACGGTCTGGCGGCCCAGTTCGAGGCGCATGATGTGGAACGGAAGTATCTCGCGGTTTGCAATGGTGTGCCCGATGCCAGTGATCCGCGCTTGCGCGGGTTGCGCGGTATTAGTTTCGAGCCGGGAAACATCATGCGAATCGAGACCCGTCTTGCACGTCACAAAACCGACAGACAAAAGCAGGCGGTCTGTCAGACTGGTGGGCGGCACGCGGTTACCCGTGCGCGCATCGTCCAGCGATTTGGCGCGCCCGAAGTGGCGGCACTGGTCGAATGCTGGCTCGAGACGGGGCGCACCCATCAGATTCGGGTCCATATGGCCTATGCTGGTCACGGGCTGATCGGCGACCCGACGTACGGCGGACGGCGCAAGCTGTCGGCAAAGGCACTGCCAGAGGTCGCGCTCGCGGCGGCAGGTAACTTTGATCGGCAGGCTTTGCATGCGGCGCATCTGGGGTTCGAACATCCGGTTTCGGCCGAGATGATGCGGTTTGATGCCCCCTTGCCACAGGATATGGACAGATTAATTGCGGCGTTGGCGTCGTAA
- a CDS encoding DUF6476 family protein — translation MEDTPQHQPIDPGMVKYLRLLVTILTATMVIGFIVIVVLFVTKFSDAFGPDLPDVITLPDGSEPLAFTQGASWYAVVTKDDQVLIYDRETGVLRQTLQID, via the coding sequence ATGGAAGACACTCCTCAACATCAGCCGATTGATCCGGGCATGGTTAAATACCTGCGCCTGCTGGTCACGATCCTGACGGCGACGATGGTGATCGGGTTCATAGTGATCGTCGTGCTCTTTGTCACCAAGTTCTCGGACGCGTTCGGACCGGATTTGCCAGATGTGATCACCCTGCCCGACGGGTCAGAGCCGCTGGCCTTTACACAAGGCGCGAGTTGGTACGCAGTGGTGACCAAGGACGACCAAGTGCTGATCTATGATCGTGAGACGGGCGTGTTGCGCCAAACGTTGCAGATCGACTGA
- a CDS encoding GNAT family N-acetyltransferase — MDSDGPWVVAQHGQLYARDDGFDASFGRLVARIVADFIANHDSEYEAGWVAERDGAPMGCIFCVRLDAQTAKLRMFLVLPEARGSGLGAQLLDTCMAFARVAGYRRMQLWTHESHRAACALYAKRGWSLTDSRPVHSFGCDLVEQSWEIALQ; from the coding sequence GTGGATTCCGATGGACCTTGGGTCGTTGCGCAGCATGGCCAGCTATATGCACGTGACGACGGGTTCGATGCCAGTTTCGGGAGGCTGGTCGCCAGAATCGTTGCCGATTTCATAGCCAATCACGATTCGGAGTATGAGGCCGGATGGGTGGCGGAGCGGGATGGTGCGCCAATGGGGTGCATTTTTTGCGTGCGACTAGATGCGCAGACGGCCAAGCTGCGGATGTTTCTGGTCCTGCCGGAGGCCCGTGGTAGCGGGCTCGGCGCGCAACTACTGGATACCTGCATGGCATTCGCCCGCGTGGCTGGTTATCGGCGCATGCAGCTTTGGACGCATGAAAGCCACCGTGCGGCTTGTGCGCTGTATGCAAAGCGCGGCTGGAGCTTGACAGACAGCCGCCCCGTGCATTCCTTCGGTTGCGATCTGGTGGAACAAAGCTGGGAAATTGCGCTCCAATAG
- a CDS encoding porin: MTYPPTMLRSLLCGVSVFGVSAAMPSHAAEWEIGLGAYVEQSLAYASYDSDTASDFDGIDSVGSGEAFFLPSITLDNGIKIGVNIQMEGHVGERNAGADIDEAHIFVKGSFGELLIGKSDTPGNHMSFGAPMGYGPATNFGGISSGSLGSYIPFSGVHNSQMMGDDLIRGTLGSTFVSNMGEETQGRITYFTPRFAGFQLGLSYAHEEPNAAPNRQDFFDIGANYVNSFGDFDVGLSAKWGIADNTADPNASPEYWGAGANLGYGGFTIGGSFAESNNSSNGVTDGEAYDVGLLYQAGKFGYSMSYLHGRNVDNEHAGFGPKERFQAITAAINYYATGHPERPVQPPRPGAGYDTTYGLQKGVGINAFVFASYVKFDEDVGDGGFGTPGDDVDGFVIGTGLKLSF, from the coding sequence ATGACATATCCACCCACCATGTTACGCAGTCTGCTGTGCGGCGTCTCTGTGTTCGGGGTGTCGGCTGCCATGCCATCACATGCCGCTGAATGGGAGATCGGTCTAGGGGCCTATGTTGAGCAGAGTCTGGCCTATGCGTCCTATGACAGCGATACCGCCAGCGATTTCGACGGCATCGATTCGGTTGGTTCCGGCGAGGCGTTTTTCCTGCCGTCGATCACATTGGACAACGGGATCAAGATCGGCGTGAACATCCAGATGGAGGGCCATGTCGGCGAACGCAACGCTGGAGCAGACATAGACGAGGCACATATCTTTGTAAAAGGCAGCTTTGGTGAGCTGCTGATTGGTAAGTCGGATACGCCGGGCAATCATATGAGTTTTGGTGCGCCGATGGGGTATGGCCCGGCGACCAACTTTGGCGGGATCAGTTCCGGTTCACTGGGATCGTATATTCCATTTTCGGGCGTACATAACAGCCAGATGATGGGAGATGACCTGATCCGGGGCACGTTGGGCAGTACCTTTGTGTCCAATATGGGGGAGGAAACCCAAGGGCGGATCACGTATTTCACACCGCGTTTTGCGGGTTTTCAACTGGGCCTAAGCTATGCGCACGAAGAGCCGAATGCTGCGCCGAACCGGCAGGACTTTTTTGATATCGGCGCGAATTACGTCAATAGTTTCGGGGATTTCGACGTCGGTCTGTCGGCGAAATGGGGCATTGCCGACAACACGGCGGACCCCAATGCAAGCCCTGAATATTGGGGCGCGGGCGCCAATCTGGGATATGGCGGGTTTACCATCGGCGGCAGTTTCGCCGAGAGCAACAACAGCTCTAACGGGGTGACGGACGGTGAAGCCTACGATGTTGGTTTGTTGTATCAAGCCGGGAAGTTTGGCTACAGCATGTCCTACCTACACGGGCGCAATGTAGATAACGAACATGCCGGGTTCGGACCAAAGGAACGGTTTCAGGCGATAACGGCGGCGATAAACTATTACGCGACAGGCCATCCCGAGCGTCCGGTGCAGCCGCCACGCCCCGGAGCGGGGTACGATACCACCTACGGATTGCAGAAGGGGGTTGGGATCAACGCCTTCGTCTTTGCCTCTTATGTCAAATTCGATGAGGATGTGGGCGATGGTGGTTTTGGTACGCCGGGTGATGATGTCGACGGTTTCGTCATCGGGACCGGGCTCAAGCTGAGCTTCTGA
- a CDS encoding DUF6324 family protein, with translation MGINSERDVEANLQIGPTDQGMVRIFVESQGTEIPMDFTPEEADEIAAEIMAAAKAASRR, from the coding sequence ATGGGCATTAATTCCGAACGCGACGTCGAGGCGAACCTACAGATCGGGCCGACAGATCAGGGCATGGTGCGCATTTTCGTGGAATCCCAAGGCACGGAGATTCCAATGGATTTCACCCCGGAAGAAGCGGACGAGATCGCCGCCGAGATCATGGCCGCCGCCAAGGCCGCATCAAGACGCTGA
- a CDS encoding MmcB family DNA repair protein yields the protein MHDATFISTVPTLTPGQLLARGVCRHLLSHDFCPLEEYVPQRGKRVDVMALGPKGEIWVVECKSSRADFMTDSKWDGYLEWCDRFFWAVDADFPTEILPDETGLIIADAYGGEIVRMGPESKLSGARRTAITRKFARDTARRLQGLRDPRLSAS from the coding sequence ATGCATGACGCGACCTTCATCTCAACCGTACCGACCCTAACGCCCGGTCAGCTGTTGGCGCGGGGGGTGTGTCGCCATCTGCTCAGCCATGACTTTTGTCCACTGGAAGAATACGTGCCACAACGGGGTAAACGGGTTGACGTGATGGCGCTGGGGCCGAAGGGCGAAATCTGGGTGGTCGAGTGCAAGTCGAGCCGCGCCGATTTTATGACCGACTCCAAGTGGGACGGCTATCTGGAGTGGTGTGATCGGTTTTTCTGGGCAGTGGATGCAGATTTTCCGACCGAAATTCTACCCGATGAAACGGGCCTGATCATCGCGGATGCCTATGGCGGTGAAATCGTCCGCATGGGACCGGAGAGCAAGCTGTCCGGCGCGCGTCGTACTGCCATTACCCGCAAGTTCGCGCGGGACACGGCGCGGCGTCTACAGGGCCTGCGGGACCCACGGCTGTCAGCGTCTTGA
- the nusB gene encoding transcription antitermination factor NusB, whose amino-acid sequence MTEPATPLSGNKKRQMRSAARLYAVQALFQMEHSNQGVDGVYAEFLDHRFGAEVDEDTDMIDGDMDLFRTLLDVAVDRQAKIDQMTDRALVAKWPIDRIDPTLRALFRAAGAEMVSKSAPPRVVISEFVDIAKSFYPEGREPKFVNAVLDHMAREAVPEAF is encoded by the coding sequence ATGACCGAACCAGCCACACCCCTATCTGGTAATAAGAAGCGTCAGATGCGCTCTGCGGCGCGGCTATATGCTGTGCAGGCGCTGTTCCAGATGGAACATTCCAATCAGGGCGTGGACGGCGTCTATGCCGAGTTTCTGGATCACCGTTTTGGGGCTGAGGTGGATGAAGACACCGACATGATCGACGGCGATATGGATCTGTTCCGCACATTGCTGGATGTTGCCGTGGATCGGCAGGCCAAAATCGACCAGATGACCGACCGGGCGCTGGTGGCCAAATGGCCCATTGACCGAATTGATCCGACATTGCGGGCGCTTTTTCGTGCGGCCGGTGCCGAGATGGTTTCGAAATCCGCCCCGCCCCGCGTGGTGATCAGTGAATTCGTGGATATCGCCAAGAGCTTCTATCCCGAGGGGCGCGAGCCGAAATTCGTCAACGCTGTGCTAGATCACATGGCACGCGAAGCTGTTCCCGAGGCGTTTTAA
- a CDS encoding 6,7-dimethyl-8-ribityllumazine synthase, which yields MAEKEYNLPPATFDKPVKLLIVVAPFYRDIADNLITGAKAEIEASGGTWDLVEVPGALEVPTAIGIANRLSNFDGFVALGCVIRGETTHYETVCNDSSRGITLLGLQGLCIGNGILTVENRAQAEVRADPAEMNKGAGAAAAALHLVALSRKWGAPRKGVGFLPDADELKIAGTPKDTPTA from the coding sequence ATGGCCGAGAAGGAATACAACCTGCCGCCTGCGACATTTGACAAGCCGGTGAAGCTGTTGATCGTGGTTGCACCATTTTATCGCGATATTGCCGATAATCTTATCACGGGCGCCAAGGCGGAAATCGAGGCATCGGGCGGTACTTGGGATCTCGTCGAGGTGCCCGGAGCACTGGAAGTGCCTACCGCCATCGGTATTGCCAACCGGTTGAGTAACTTCGATGGTTTCGTTGCGTTGGGCTGTGTCATTCGCGGCGAGACGACGCATTACGAAACGGTCTGCAACGACAGTTCGCGTGGGATCACGCTGTTAGGGTTGCAGGGATTGTGCATCGGCAATGGCATCCTGACCGTCGAGAATCGCGCGCAGGCTGAGGTGCGTGCTGATCCGGCGGAAATGAACAAAGGGGCAGGCGCTGCCGCAGCGGCCTTGCATCTGGTTGCGCTGAGCCGTAAGTGGGGCGCTCCGCGCAAAGGGGTCGGTTTTTTGCCCGACGCTGATGAATTGAAGATCGCGGGCACGCCCAAGGATACCCCGACTGCATGA
- the ribB gene encoding 3,4-dihydroxy-2-butanone-4-phosphate synthase → MTENAPYQKPGPVEADLRGAISSTEEIIAEAKAGRMYILVDHEDRENEGDLVIPAEFADAAAINFMAIHGRGLICLPMTAERIEHLGLPMMAVNNSSRHETAFTVSIEAREGVSTGISAADRALTVATAINDQNTAGSIATPGHVFPLRARNGGVLVRAGHTEAAVDISRLAGLHPSGVICEIMKEDGTMARLPDLIEIGAKHGLKIGTISDLIAYRHKHDNLVRETGREVVESHIGGTWDMRIFTDQISGTEHIVLVKGDITSGGPVLARAHALNALEDVLGIGGAPGGKLPRAMQIIADEGRGAIFLFRQPRPKLAGEIDDDGPRTIKQTGLGAQIMSTMGVHELVLLTDSPDTRYLGLDAYGITITGTHPLSKG, encoded by the coding sequence ATGACAGAAAACGCGCCATATCAGAAACCCGGACCGGTTGAGGCCGATCTGCGCGGAGCGATCTCAAGCACCGAAGAGATTATCGCCGAGGCAAAAGCCGGACGCATGTATATTCTCGTGGATCACGAGGACCGCGAAAACGAAGGCGATCTAGTGATTCCGGCCGAATTCGCCGATGCTGCAGCCATCAACTTCATGGCGATACACGGGCGGGGGTTGATCTGCTTGCCGATGACGGCCGAACGGATCGAGCATCTGGGCCTGCCGATGATGGCAGTCAACAATTCCTCGCGCCACGAGACGGCATTCACCGTGTCGATCGAGGCGAGAGAGGGCGTAAGCACCGGGATTTCCGCTGCTGATCGGGCGCTGACCGTCGCAACGGCAATCAATGACCAGAACACCGCCGGTTCCATAGCGACGCCGGGCCACGTCTTTCCTCTGCGGGCTCGCAATGGCGGGGTGCTGGTGCGTGCAGGCCATACCGAGGCGGCCGTCGATATATCACGCCTTGCCGGGCTGCATCCTTCGGGCGTGATCTGCGAGATCATGAAAGAAGACGGCACCATGGCGCGGTTGCCAGACCTCATCGAAATCGGTGCGAAACACGGGTTAAAGATCGGTACGATTAGCGATTTGATCGCCTACCGGCACAAGCATGACAATCTGGTTCGCGAAACCGGGCGTGAAGTCGTTGAGTCGCATATCGGTGGCACATGGGATATGCGCATCTTCACCGACCAGATCAGCGGCACCGAACATATCGTGCTGGTCAAGGGTGACATCACCTCCGGCGGGCCGGTTCTGGCGCGGGCACATGCGCTGAACGCGCTGGAGGATGTACTGGGTATCGGTGGCGCGCCGGGTGGCAAACTGCCGCGCGCGATGCAGATCATTGCCGATGAAGGACGCGGCGCGATCTTCCTGTTCCGTCAACCGCGACCGAAGCTTGCCGGTGAAATAGACGATGATGGTCCGCGCACGATCAAACAGACCGGGCTGGGGGCCCAAATCATGTCCACGATGGGGGTGCATGAACTGGTCTTGCTGACCGACAGTCCGGATACAAGGTATCTTGGTCTTGATGCCTACGGGATCACCATCACTGGCACCCATCCTCTGAGCAAGGGATAA
- the murD gene encoding UDP-N-acetylmuramoyl-L-alanine--D-glutamate ligase, with protein sequence MIPVVGFANQKVAILGLGRSGLSAARALRAGGAQVLCWDDNALARVAAEAEDFEVRDLGRDGALDGVASLIVSPGIPHLYPNPNKTITISQQLGIPVDNDIGLFFRSFATSGWEAFETPPRVIAVTGSNGKSTTSALIHHILLEAGRTSQLAGNIGRGVLDIDPPENGGVVVLELSSYQTELARALTPDIAVFTNLTPDHLDRHGGLGGYFAAKRRLFAEGGPDRAVIGVDEPEGQFLAGQLSEGPGDDRVIRVSSGTKLTGPGWQVFARKGFLAEYRKGRQAGSIDLRKIKGLPGAHNHQNACAAYAACRSLGLAPGVIEAALHSYPGLPHRSQVIAEAGGVTYINDSKATNVDSALKALMAFDRVRWICGGLEKEGGLSALAPALDRVAKAYVIGREAAGFAVQLDGVEAEVCTTMESAVGQAINDAQPGETVLLAPAAASFDQYDNFEQRGDDFTRLVRAALGSGQ encoded by the coding sequence ATGATACCGGTGGTGGGATTTGCAAATCAAAAGGTCGCTATTCTGGGCCTTGGCCGCTCTGGCCTCAGTGCCGCCAGGGCGTTGCGCGCGGGCGGGGCGCAGGTGCTGTGCTGGGATGATAACGCGCTGGCACGGGTGGCGGCAGAGGCCGAGGATTTCGAGGTCCGCGACCTTGGCCGCGATGGCGCGCTGGATGGCGTGGCCAGCCTGATCGTCAGCCCCGGAATCCCGCATCTCTACCCCAACCCGAACAAGACTATTACGATTTCCCAACAGCTTGGCATCCCTGTCGATAACGATATCGGTCTCTTCTTTCGCTCATTCGCCACCAGCGGTTGGGAGGCGTTTGAGACCCCCCCGCGTGTCATTGCCGTCACCGGCTCCAACGGCAAATCCACCACTTCGGCGTTGATCCATCACATCCTGCTCGAGGCAGGCAGGACGTCGCAACTGGCGGGCAATATCGGGCGCGGTGTACTGGACATCGATCCGCCAGAAAATGGCGGTGTCGTGGTGTTGGAACTCAGCAGCTACCAGACCGAACTGGCCCGCGCCCTGACCCCCGACATCGCGGTTTTCACCAACCTCACCCCCGACCATCTGGATCGTCACGGCGGGCTGGGCGGATATTTCGCCGCCAAACGACGCCTCTTTGCCGAAGGTGGTCCCGACCGCGCGGTGATCGGCGTAGACGAGCCGGAAGGGCAGTTTCTGGCCGGGCAACTCAGCGAGGGGCCGGGCGACGATCGGGTGATCCGCGTATCATCGGGGACCAAGCTGACAGGGCCGGGCTGGCAGGTTTTTGCGCGCAAGGGGTTTCTGGCCGAATACCGCAAGGGGCGTCAGGCAGGCAGCATTGATTTGCGCAAGATCAAGGGGTTGCCCGGTGCGCACAACCATCAGAACGCATGCGCCGCTTATGCGGCATGCCGCAGTCTAGGGCTGGCTCCCGGCGTGATCGAGGCGGCGCTGCACAGCTATCCGGGTCTGCCACACCGCAGTCAGGTCATCGCGGAGGCGGGTGGCGTGACCTATATCAACGATAGCAAGGCCACCAATGTCGACAGCGCGCTCAAGGCGCTGATGGCGTTTGATCGGGTGCGTTGGATTTGTGGTGGGTTAGAAAAGGAAGGCGGGCTATCCGCTCTTGCCCCGGCGCTGGATCGCGTCGCAAAGGCCTACGTCATCGGGCGCGAGGCGGCCGGTTTTGCCGTGCAGTTGGACGGAGTCGAGGCCGAGGTCTGCACCACGATGGAATCTGCCGTGGGGCAGGCAATCAACGACGCGCAACCGGGCGAGACAGTGCTTTTGGCACCGGCCGCTGCCAGCTTTGATCAGTATGACAATTTCGAGCAGCGCGGTGATGACTTTACCCGTCTCGTCCGCGCGGCACTCGGCTCTGGTCAATAG
- a CDS encoding tetratricopeptide repeat protein produces the protein MLETLLGILSDYAIPLGAVAAGLAIVETVFAPFRKLFRKAETVELGQETREALNAPKAKDGPALTVAEFIRIRRELKAELEAELTGASQDEKQQLLARIAELESQIADPEPALAESRKRIAELEALLERSGNDIGGDRLNAARAALEKGDYSIADDLFAEIEARREMEVHEAARAAYGRGEIAEAEIRWADAATHYARAARLHPEFDSLYKAVHFSQLAGEYHQAERIAEDLVTLARQDANDAARSRALDLQATVLWRLGRNFEAEPISREALEIDRATIGEAHPAYATRLNNLAGVVQAQGRYAEAEGLYREALEVGRATIGEAHPDYATHLNNLAHVVQAQGRYAEAEGLYREALEVDRATIGEGHPAYATHLNNLALVVQAQGRTEEAKGLCREALKIVTATLDPDHPTTKTLQSNLDDLLKPQAPPPASDT, from the coding sequence ATGCTGGAAACCCTTCTCGGCATATTGTCAGATTACGCGATTCCATTGGGTGCCGTCGCGGCTGGTCTGGCTATTGTCGAGACCGTGTTCGCCCCATTTCGCAAGCTCTTTCGAAAGGCCGAAACTGTCGAACTGGGGCAGGAAACCCGCGAAGCCCTCAACGCGCCAAAGGCCAAAGATGGCCCCGCCCTCACGGTCGCCGAATTCATCCGCATCCGCCGCGAGCTGAAAGCCGAGCTTGAAGCCGAACTGACAGGCGCATCCCAAGATGAAAAACAACAACTGCTTGCCCGTATCGCTGAACTCGAATCCCAGATCGCCGATCCCGAACCGGCGCTGGCCGAGTCCAGAAAACGCATCGCCGAACTCGAAGCCTTGCTGGAACGCTCCGGTAACGACATCGGTGGTGATCGCCTGAACGCCGCCCGCGCGGCGCTGGAAAAGGGCGACTATTCCATCGCGGATGATCTCTTTGCCGAAATCGAGGCCCGCCGCGAGATGGAAGTGCACGAAGCCGCCCGCGCCGCCTATGGCCGTGGAGAGATCGCCGAGGCGGAAATACGCTGGGCCGATGCCGCCACGCACTATGCGCGCGCAGCACGGCTGCACCCGGAATTTGATAGCCTTTATAAAGCGGTTCACTTCTCTCAACTGGCCGGGGAGTATCATCAGGCCGAGCGTATCGCAGAAGATTTGGTCACCCTGGCACGCCAAGACGCAAATGATGCTGCGCGTTCCCGCGCTTTGGATTTGCAAGCAACCGTTCTTTGGCGTTTGGGGCGTAATTTCGAGGCGGAACCGATATCTCGCGAGGCGCTGGAGATTGACCGCGCCACGATAGGCGAGGCGCATCCGGCCTATGCCACCCGCCTCAATAACCTCGCGGGCGTGGTTCAGGCGCAGGGCCGCTACGCCGAAGCCGAGGGGCTGTACCGCGAGGCGCTGGAGGTTGGCCGCGCCACGATAGGCGAGGCGCATCCGGACTATGCCACCCACCTCAATAACCTCGCACACGTGGTTCAGGCGCAGGGCCGCTACGCCGAAGCCGAGGGGCTGTACCGCGAGGCGCTGGAGGTTGACCGCGCCACGATAGGCGAGGGGCATCCGGCTTATGCCACCCACCTCAACAACCTCGCGCTCGTGGTTCAGGCGCAGGGCCGTACTGAGGAAGCTAAGGGGCTATGCCGTGAGGCGCTGAAGATCGTCACAGCCACACTTGACCCGGATCACCCCACCACGAAAACACTTCAATCCAACCTCGACGATCTGCTCAAACCCCAAGCCCCGCCTCCTGCATCTGACACCTGA
- the mraY gene encoding phospho-N-acetylmuramoyl-pentapeptide-transferase, translating into MFYWLTALSDGGDVFNLFRYITFRTGGAFLTALIFGFLFGPPLINVLRKRQGKGQPIRDDGPEGHIAKAGTPTMGGLLIVGALLTSTLLWARLDNPFVWLVLFVTISFGLIGFADDYAKVSKQNVTGVSGKLRLGLGFIIAGIAAYWATMYHPAELQNQLALPVFKDTLINLSFLFVPFATIVIVGSANAVNLTDGLDGLAIMPVMIAAGTLGIIAYAVGRVDFTEYLDVHYVAGTGEILVFVAGLIGGGLGFLWYNAPPAAVFMGDTGSLALGGALGAIAVATKHEIVLAIVGGLFVVEALSVIIQVLYFKRTGKRVFLMAPIHHHYEKKGWAEPQIVIRFWIISLILAMIGLATLKVR; encoded by the coding sequence ATGTTCTACTGGTTGACCGCACTTTCTGATGGCGGCGATGTCTTCAACCTTTTCAGGTATATCACGTTCCGCACCGGCGGCGCGTTCCTAACGGCGCTAATCTTTGGCTTTCTCTTCGGGCCGCCCCTGATCAACGTGCTGCGCAAAAGGCAGGGCAAAGGGCAGCCGATCCGTGACGACGGTCCAGAGGGGCATATCGCCAAGGCAGGCACACCGACGATGGGCGGGTTGCTGATCGTAGGTGCTTTGCTGACCTCGACATTGCTCTGGGCCCGGCTCGACAATCCGTTTGTCTGGCTCGTCCTGTTTGTCACCATCTCCTTTGGCCTGATCGGATTTGCCGATGACTACGCCAAAGTGTCCAAGCAGAATGTAACTGGCGTATCGGGCAAGCTGCGGCTGGGTCTGGGCTTTATCATCGCGGGGATCGCGGCCTACTGGGCGACGATGTACCATCCGGCTGAATTGCAGAACCAACTGGCCCTGCCGGTATTCAAGGACACGCTGATCAACCTCAGCTTTCTCTTTGTGCCCTTTGCCACCATCGTCATTGTCGGTTCCGCTAATGCGGTGAACCTGACCGACGGGCTGGACGGGCTGGCAATCATGCCCGTGATGATCGCTGCCGGAACGCTGGGCATCATCGCCTATGCGGTCGGGCGGGTCGACTTTACCGAATATCTCGATGTGCATTACGTGGCGGGGACGGGCGAAATTCTGGTCTTTGTTGCGGGCTTGATTGGCGGCGGCCTTGGATTCTTATGGTACAACGCCCCCCCGGCGGCGGTGTTCATGGGCGACACCGGTAGTCTTGCCTTGGGCGGCGCGCTGGGCGCCATTGCCGTGGCCACGAAACACGAGATCGTGCTGGCCATCGTCGGTGGTCTCTTTGTGGTCGAGGCACTGAGTGTGATCATTCAGGTGCTTTACTTCAAACGCACCGGTAAACGGGTGTTCCTTATGGCCCCGATCCATCACCACTACGAGAAAAAGGGCTGGGCAGAACCGCAGATCGTCATCCGCTTCTGGATCATCTCGCTGATCCTCGCGATGATCGGACTGGCGACGCTGAAGGTGCGGTAA